From the Acidovorax carolinensis genome, one window contains:
- a CDS encoding FAD:protein FMN transferase, with protein MKSAESTVFSPTRRRMAMALPLLGCVSWASAAPVSRAPQRASRALMGTQVDIVADGEDGSVLRRAIDKAYAEMARLEALFSRYQPDSAVSRISRAAGIQPVAVPAEVMAVLKTAQQMFRLSDGAFDITVGSLKGWSFEAGQHTVPPASLVARQRQLVDARRLVLNESAGTAYLTRHDMALDLGGIAKLPILEAGMRVLRQQGVSNALINGGGDVLVVGQLQGRPWRVGLRDPRAPERLLGALSVQGQAVVASSGDYERYFFAAGKREHHILDPRTGYPTVGVHGVSLLARDVAQVNGLGAAMMVQGAKAGQALVARQPGVDALVVAGDGGAWYSAGMAVALGRGAG; from the coding sequence ATGAAATCCGCTGAATCGACGGTGTTCAGCCCGACCAGGCGCCGGATGGCCATGGCACTGCCCTTGCTGGGATGCGTGTCGTGGGCCTCGGCGGCCCCGGTTTCCCGGGCGCCGCAACGTGCATCGCGTGCCTTGATGGGCACGCAGGTCGATATCGTGGCCGATGGTGAAGACGGGTCCGTTCTGCGTCGTGCCATCGATAAAGCCTATGCAGAAATGGCGCGGCTGGAAGCGCTTTTCAGTCGCTACCAGCCTGACAGCGCAGTCAGCCGCATCAGCCGTGCTGCCGGTATCCAGCCAGTGGCTGTCCCGGCAGAAGTGATGGCTGTACTGAAAACGGCGCAACAGATGTTCCGGCTCAGCGATGGTGCATTCGACATCACGGTGGGTTCCCTCAAGGGGTGGAGCTTTGAAGCAGGCCAACACACAGTGCCTCCAGCCAGCCTGGTGGCCAGACAGCGGCAGTTGGTGGATGCGCGGCGGCTCGTGCTTAATGAGTCGGCGGGTACGGCCTATCTCACCCGCCATGACATGGCCCTGGATCTGGGGGGTATCGCCAAGCTGCCGATCCTCGAAGCCGGCATGCGCGTTTTGCGCCAGCAGGGCGTGAGCAACGCACTCATCAACGGCGGTGGCGATGTGTTGGTGGTGGGGCAACTGCAGGGTCGCCCGTGGCGCGTGGGCCTGCGCGATCCGCGTGCGCCCGAGCGGCTGCTGGGCGCGCTTTCTGTGCAGGGGCAAGCGGTGGTGGCATCTTCCGGTGATTACGAGCGTTACTTCTTCGCTGCCGGTAAGCGCGAGCACCATATTCTGGATCCCCGCACGGGATACCCCACTGTGGGCGTGCATGGCGTCAGCCTGCTGGCCCGTGACGTCGCGCAAGTGAATGGGCTGGGCGCTGCGATGATGGTGCAGGGCGCCAAGGCCGGGCAGGCGCTGGTGGCGCGCCAGCCGGGGGTGGATGCGCTGGTGGTCGCGGGCGACGGCGGCGCATGGTATTCCGCTGGCATGGCGGTAGCGCTGGGCCGTGGGGCCGGGTGA
- a CDS encoding symmetrical bis(5'-nucleosyl)-tetraphosphatase — protein sequence MALYCIGDIQGCDSALARLLDLIGFSASRDTVYLLGDLVNRGPDSDAVLRRCMAHGDALRPLLGNHDLHLLAAAHGARPPSRRDTLASVLNAPDRDALLQWLRLQPLARQHVHGGQALLMVHAGVLPSWTAAEILDLADEVHRVLRGADLPAFLQQMYGNTPDHWDDSLTGPDRLRVVVNALTRLRFCSEKGVMDFDSTESASAAPPGLLPWFDVPGRRTAGTLMAFGHWSTLGWLNRRDLLGLDTGCVWGGCLSAVRFGGSLDDRELLQVHCEQAQAPGT from the coding sequence ATGGCACTTTACTGTATTGGCGATATACAGGGCTGCGACAGCGCATTGGCGCGCCTGCTCGACCTGATCGGCTTTTCTGCAAGCCGCGATACCGTCTATCTTCTGGGCGACCTCGTCAACCGGGGTCCGGACTCCGATGCCGTGCTGCGCCGCTGCATGGCGCACGGCGATGCCCTGCGCCCCCTGCTGGGCAATCATGACCTGCACCTGCTCGCAGCCGCCCATGGCGCCCGCCCGCCGTCGCGGCGCGACACGCTGGCCAGCGTGCTCAATGCGCCAGACCGCGATGCGCTGCTGCAATGGCTACGCCTGCAGCCGCTGGCCCGCCAGCATGTGCACGGCGGACAAGCTTTGCTGATGGTGCATGCCGGCGTGCTGCCTTCCTGGACTGCGGCCGAAATCCTGGATCTGGCCGACGAAGTGCACCGTGTTTTGCGGGGCGCCGATCTGCCCGCCTTCCTGCAGCAGATGTATGGCAACACGCCGGACCACTGGGACGATTCACTGACCGGACCGGACCGCCTGCGCGTGGTCGTGAATGCGCTTACCCGGCTGCGCTTCTGTTCAGAAAAGGGAGTAATGGATTTCGACAGCACCGAGAGCGCCAGTGCGGCGCCACCCGGCCTTCTGCCCTGGTTTGATGTGCCGGGCCGGCGCACGGCCGGCACGCTGATGGCCTTCGGGCATTGGTCCACACTGGGCTGGCTCAACCGCCGCGATCTGCTCGGGCTGGACACCGGCTGCGTGTGGGGCGGCTGCCTGAGCGCAGTGCGCTTTGGCGGCTCGCTGGACGACCGCGAACTGCTGCAGGTGCACTGCGAACAGGCGCAAGCACCAGGCACCTGA
- a CDS encoding hemolysin family protein has protein sequence MDFLLIALLTLLNGVFAMSELALASSRKSRLVAMAEGGDKGAQAALTLLDNPTQFLSSVQVGITSIGMLNGIIGEAAFSSDLGLWLQTLGVPEGAASVSATAIVVTIITFITIVFGELVPKRIGQLYPEAVARFVARPMTWVAQGAKPFVRLLSLSTQGVLKLLRVDNDAGRMVTEEEIAASLEEGRDAGVIEHHEHQMVQNVFRLDDRPLTSLMVPRTDVHWLDADLSVLEGLRMAGSGGDRGAHSWYPVCRGSLDEVVGVISVARMLELGPEAPGSVESYAQPAAFLPETLSGMELLEQFRARSGRMVFVVDEYGVVQGIMTPRDLLEAITGELQPGASADAWATQRDDGTWLLDGLMPVTELKARLEIRDLPEEDRGRYNTLAGLLMAESGHLPAVAERIACAGWIFEILDLDGKRIDKVLARPDPQVGQV, from the coding sequence ATGGATTTTCTGCTGATCGCGCTGCTGACACTGCTCAATGGCGTGTTCGCAATGTCAGAACTTGCCTTGGCGTCCAGCCGCAAATCCCGGCTGGTTGCCATGGCGGAGGGTGGCGACAAGGGTGCGCAGGCTGCCCTGACCTTACTCGACAATCCCACGCAGTTCCTGTCGTCGGTGCAAGTGGGCATCACATCCATCGGCATGCTCAACGGCATCATTGGCGAAGCCGCTTTCAGCAGCGACCTGGGCTTGTGGCTGCAGACCCTGGGCGTGCCCGAAGGTGCGGCCAGCGTGAGCGCCACGGCCATCGTGGTCACGATCATCACCTTCATCACGATTGTTTTTGGCGAGCTGGTGCCCAAGCGCATTGGCCAGCTGTATCCGGAGGCTGTCGCCCGGTTCGTGGCGCGCCCCATGACCTGGGTGGCCCAGGGGGCCAAGCCCTTCGTGCGTCTGCTGTCGCTGTCTACCCAGGGGGTGCTCAAGCTGCTGCGGGTGGACAACGACGCAGGCCGGATGGTCACCGAAGAGGAAATTGCCGCCAGCCTGGAAGAAGGGCGTGATGCCGGTGTGATCGAGCACCACGAGCACCAGATGGTGCAGAACGTGTTTCGTCTTGACGACCGGCCGCTGACGTCACTGATGGTGCCGCGCACCGACGTGCATTGGCTCGATGCGGATCTCTCGGTGCTCGAGGGCCTGCGCATGGCGGGTTCTGGCGGCGACCGTGGCGCCCATTCCTGGTACCCCGTGTGTCGCGGCTCGCTCGATGAAGTGGTGGGCGTGATCAGCGTGGCGCGCATGCTGGAACTGGGCCCCGAGGCGCCCGGCAGCGTGGAGTCGTATGCGCAGCCGGCAGCCTTCCTGCCCGAAACCCTGAGCGGGATGGAATTGCTGGAGCAGTTCCGTGCGCGGTCTGGGCGCATGGTATTCGTGGTGGATGAATATGGCGTGGTGCAGGGCATCATGACCCCGCGCGATTTGCTGGAAGCCATTACCGGGGAATTGCAGCCGGGCGCATCGGCCGATGCCTGGGCCACCCAGCGTGACGATGGCACCTGGCTGCTCGATGGTTTGATGCCCGTGACCGAACTGAAGGCTCGGCTCGAAATTCGGGATTTACCCGAAGAAGACCGTGGACGCTATAACACGCTTGCGGGCCTGTTGATGGCCGAATCCGGCCATTTGCCCGCAGTGGCCGAGCGTATTGCCTGTGCGGGGTGGATATTCGAAATCCTGGATCTGGATGGCAAGCGCATTGACAAGGTGCTCGCGCGGCCAGACCCCCAGGTTGGGCAAGTTTGA
- a CDS encoding H-NS family nucleoid-associated regulatory protein, whose translation MSSYKELLKQREALEQKINEARRNELSEAVAQVRALVAEFGLTAQDVFPAGRARSASAGSKVAPKYRNPATGQTWTGRGKPPKWIQNESREKFAI comes from the coding sequence ATGTCCAGCTACAAAGAACTCCTGAAGCAGCGTGAAGCCCTTGAGCAGAAGATCAACGAAGCCCGGCGCAATGAGCTTTCCGAAGCAGTTGCACAGGTTCGTGCGCTGGTCGCGGAGTTTGGCCTGACCGCCCAGGATGTATTTCCCGCTGGCCGGGCGCGCAGTGCCAGCGCTGGCTCGAAGGTGGCCCCCAAATACCGCAACCCCGCCACGGGACAGACCTGGACCGGCCGCGGTAAACCACCAAAGTGGATTCAGAACGAGAGCCGTGAGAAGTTCGCCATTTAA
- a CDS encoding aconitate hydratase → MASSFKPARHAFASTLKNFKTASGKTGQFYSLPALAKEFPQINRLPVSIRIVLESVLRNCDGRKVTAEHVRQLAHWAPQAARKDEIPFVVSRVVLQDFTGVPLLADLAAMRSVAAKLGKNPKKIEPLVPVDLVVDHSIMVDHYGKKDSLDLNMKLEFQRNRERYEFMKWGMQAFDTFGVVPPGFGIVHQVNLEYLARGVHKRKDGVYYPDTLVGTDSHTTMINGIGVVGWGVGGIEAEAAMLGQPVYFLTPDVVGMELTGQLREGVTATDLVLTVTEILRQHKVVGKFVEFFGEGTRTLALPDRATIGNMAPEYGATMGFFPVDERTMEYFKGTGRTKGEIEAFEAYFRAQGLFGVPLAGEVDYSQVVKLDLGSVTPSLAGPKRPQDRIELGKVAGQFADLFSKSNADNGFNRPAELLHTRFHIHRRDEIAGVVTPDGKPTPAGAPRSVVEMEANKPALATAHEEASTATLPAKGVDPTVGNGDVLIAAITSCTNTSNPSVLLAAGLLAKKAVQAGLRVAPHIKTSLAPGSRIVTEYLTETGLLPYLEKLGFALAGYGCTTCIGNAGDLTPELNDVITGNDLVCAAVLSGNRNFEARIHPNLKANFLASPPLVVAYAIAGTVLKDLMTEPVGQGKGGKDIYLGDIWPSSDEIYALMKFAMKGKAFRENYAKVKTEPGKLWEKIKGVNGTTYTWPASTYIAEPPFFADFALEKGADGAGQNGPVSVQGARIMALFGDSITTDHISPAGSIKESSPAGQWLLQNGVQKADFNSYGARRGNHDVMMRGTFANVRIKNLMIAPTADGSREEGGVTVFQNEGPLQGEKMFIFDAAMQYMAQKTPTVVFAGEEYGTGSSRDWAAKGTQLLGIKAVVAKSFERIHRSNLVGMGVLPLQFKGSDSWQSLGLVGNEIIDVVPDAALTPQSDATLVIHREDGTRQEVVVTLRIDTPIEVDYYQAGGILPFVLRQLLTGA, encoded by the coding sequence ATGGCCTCATCGTTCAAGCCCGCCCGCCACGCTTTTGCATCCACGCTGAAGAACTTCAAGACTGCGTCCGGAAAAACGGGGCAGTTCTATTCGTTGCCCGCGCTGGCCAAGGAGTTTCCGCAGATCAACCGCCTGCCGGTGTCGATCCGCATCGTGCTCGAATCGGTGCTGCGCAACTGCGATGGACGCAAGGTCACGGCCGAGCATGTGCGGCAGCTGGCCCACTGGGCGCCCCAGGCTGCGCGCAAGGATGAGATTCCGTTTGTGGTCTCGCGCGTGGTGCTGCAGGATTTCACCGGGGTGCCGTTGCTGGCCGACCTGGCCGCCATGCGCAGCGTGGCCGCCAAGCTGGGCAAGAACCCCAAGAAGATCGAACCGCTGGTGCCGGTAGATCTGGTGGTGGACCACTCCATCATGGTTGATCACTATGGCAAGAAGGATTCGCTCGACCTGAACATGAAGCTCGAATTCCAGCGCAACCGCGAGCGGTACGAGTTCATGAAATGGGGCATGCAGGCCTTTGACACCTTTGGCGTGGTGCCGCCTGGCTTTGGCATCGTGCACCAGGTCAATCTCGAATACCTGGCGCGCGGCGTGCACAAGCGCAAGGACGGTGTGTATTACCCCGACACCCTGGTGGGCACCGACAGCCACACCACCATGATCAACGGCATTGGCGTGGTGGGCTGGGGTGTCGGTGGCATCGAGGCCGAGGCCGCCATGCTGGGCCAGCCGGTGTACTTCCTCACCCCCGATGTGGTGGGCATGGAGCTGACCGGCCAGTTGCGCGAAGGCGTCACCGCCACCGACCTGGTGCTCACCGTGACCGAGATCCTGCGCCAGCACAAGGTGGTGGGCAAGTTCGTCGAATTTTTTGGCGAGGGCACGCGCACCCTGGCGCTGCCCGACCGCGCCACCATCGGCAACATGGCACCCGAATATGGCGCCACCATGGGCTTTTTCCCCGTGGATGAGCGGACGATGGAGTACTTCAAGGGCACGGGCCGCACCAAGGGCGAGATCGAAGCCTTTGAGGCCTACTTCAGGGCCCAGGGGCTGTTCGGCGTGCCGCTGGCGGGCGAGGTGGATTACTCGCAGGTCGTGAAGCTTGACCTGGGCTCGGTCACCCCCAGCCTGGCCGGCCCCAAGCGCCCGCAAGACCGCATCGAGCTGGGCAAGGTGGCGGGCCAGTTTGCCGACCTGTTCAGCAAGTCCAATGCCGACAATGGCTTCAACCGCCCGGCCGAGTTGCTGCACACGCGCTTTCATATCCACCGCCGTGATGAGATTGCCGGCGTGGTCACGCCCGATGGCAAGCCCACCCCGGCAGGCGCACCGCGCTCCGTGGTCGAGATGGAGGCCAACAAGCCGGCCCTGGCCACCGCGCACGAAGAGGCCAGCACGGCCACGCTGCCCGCCAAGGGGGTCGACCCCACGGTGGGCAATGGCGATGTGCTGATCGCTGCGATCACCAGCTGCACCAACACCAGCAACCCCAGCGTGCTGCTGGCGGCCGGCCTGCTGGCCAAGAAGGCCGTCCAGGCGGGGCTGCGGGTCGCGCCGCACATCAAGACCTCGCTGGCGCCGGGCTCGCGCATCGTCACCGAATACCTGACCGAGACGGGCCTGCTGCCGTACCTGGAAAAACTCGGCTTTGCGCTGGCCGGCTACGGCTGCACCACCTGCATCGGCAATGCCGGCGACCTCACGCCCGAGCTCAACGACGTCATCACCGGCAATGACCTGGTGTGCGCCGCCGTGCTGTCGGGCAACCGCAACTTCGAGGCGCGCATCCACCCCAACCTCAAGGCCAATTTTTTGGCCAGCCCGCCGCTGGTGGTGGCCTATGCCATTGCCGGCACGGTGCTCAAGGACCTGATGACCGAGCCCGTGGGCCAGGGCAAGGGCGGCAAGGACATCTACCTGGGCGACATCTGGCCGAGCAGCGACGAGATCTACGCGCTCATGAAGTTCGCCATGAAGGGCAAGGCCTTCCGCGAAAACTACGCCAAGGTCAAGACCGAGCCCGGCAAGCTGTGGGAAAAAATCAAGGGCGTGAACGGCACCACCTACACCTGGCCCGCCAGCACCTACATTGCCGAGCCGCCGTTCTTTGCCGATTTTGCGCTTGAAAAAGGTGCGGATGGCGCAGGCCAAAATGGCCCGGTTTCGGTGCAGGGTGCCCGCATCATGGCGCTGTTTGGCGACTCCATCACCACCGACCACATCTCGCCCGCCGGCTCCATCAAGGAAAGCTCGCCCGCCGGCCAATGGCTGCTGCAGAATGGCGTGCAAAAGGCCGACTTCAACAGCTACGGTGCCCGCCGCGGCAACCACGACGTGATGATGCGCGGCACCTTTGCCAACGTGCGCATCAAGAACCTCATGATCGCGCCCACGGCCGACGGCTCGCGCGAAGAGGGCGGTGTCACGGTGTTCCAGAACGAGGGGCCGCTGCAGGGCGAGAAGATGTTCATCTTCGACGCGGCCATGCAATACATGGCGCAAAAGACGCCCACCGTGGTGTTTGCCGGCGAGGAATACGGCACCGGCTCCAGCCGCGACTGGGCCGCCAAGGGCACGCAGCTGCTGGGCATCAAGGCCGTGGTGGCCAAGAGCTTTGAGCGCATCCACCGCTCCAACCTCGTGGGCATGGGCGTGCTGCCGCTGCAGTTCAAGGGCTCCGACTCGTGGCAATCGCTGGGCTTGGTGGGCAACGAGATCATCGATGTAGTGCCCGATGCCGCACTCACCCCGCAAAGTGACGCCACGCTGGTCATCCACCGGGAAGACGGCACGCGCCAGGAGGTGGTGGTTACGCTGCGCATCGACACGCCGATCGAAGTGGATTACTACCAGGCGGGCGGCATCTTGCCGTTTGTGCTGCGCCAGCTGCTGACGGGCGCCTGA
- a CDS encoding FAD-dependent monooxygenase, with protein sequence MRKQVLIAGGGIGGLAAALGASRAGWEVRLYERAAAFSEVGAGVQLGPNVVRRLQAWGLQRPLQDVAAFPGRLQVRSALTGKELAAMPLGSTTVERYGAAYATIHRADLHGLLLAAVSKYTDTQFHLDHAIDRFTDAEGVVTVRTSRGKEVEGDALVGADGLWSRTRAQLLGEQRPRVTGHLAYRALVPQHALPKVLRTRQVTAWLGPRLHVVQYPVRRGELQNLVVIVQGPAPHDLENWDHAANGADLEAALTGTCTALQQVVRGVVDAGAGWRLWPLCDRPPVRGPAEMARGVVALLGDAAHPMRPYLAQGAGMAIEDAAELQRALAMHDLDVPLRLRRYALNRWQRNARVQARSTRNGRIFHATGPVRWARDLSLRLLGERLLDVPWLYRGDGSSASSL encoded by the coding sequence ATGAGAAAACAGGTGTTGATCGCGGGGGGCGGCATTGGCGGGTTGGCAGCGGCCCTGGGGGCTTCGCGCGCCGGGTGGGAGGTGCGGCTCTACGAACGGGCTGCTGCATTCAGCGAGGTGGGCGCCGGCGTGCAGCTGGGGCCCAACGTGGTGCGCCGCCTGCAGGCCTGGGGCCTGCAGCGCCCGCTGCAGGATGTGGCGGCATTTCCGGGGCGCTTGCAGGTGCGCAGCGCCCTCACGGGCAAAGAGCTGGCGGCCATGCCCCTGGGCAGCACGACCGTGGAACGTTACGGCGCGGCCTACGCCACCATCCACCGCGCCGACCTGCATGGCCTGCTGCTGGCCGCCGTCAGCAAATACACCGACACGCAATTTCATCTCGATCATGCGATCGACCGCTTCACCGACGCCGAGGGCGTGGTGACGGTGCGCACCAGCCGGGGCAAGGAAGTGGAGGGCGATGCCCTGGTGGGGGCCGACGGCCTGTGGAGCCGCACCCGCGCGCAATTGCTGGGCGAGCAGCGCCCGCGCGTGACAGGGCACCTGGCCTACCGCGCCCTGGTGCCGCAGCATGCGTTGCCCAAGGTGCTGCGCACCCGCCAGGTCACCGCCTGGCTGGGGCCGCGCCTGCATGTGGTGCAGTACCCCGTACGCCGGGGCGAGTTGCAGAACCTGGTGGTCATCGTGCAGGGCCCCGCGCCGCACGACCTGGAAAACTGGGACCATGCGGCCAATGGCGCAGACCTCGAAGCGGCGCTGACGGGCACCTGCACGGCGCTGCAGCAGGTGGTGCGCGGGGTGGTCGATGCGGGCGCTGGCTGGCGCCTGTGGCCGCTGTGCGACCGCCCCCCGGTGCGCGGGCCGGCCGAGATGGCGCGGGGCGTGGTGGCCTTGCTGGGCGACGCCGCCCATCCCATGCGCCCGTATCTGGCGCAGGGCGCCGGCATGGCCATTGAAGACGCCGCAGAGCTGCAGCGCGCGCTCGCCATGCACGACCTGGATGTGCCGCTGCGCCTGCGCCGCTATGCGCTCAACCGCTGGCAGCGCAATGCGCGCGTGCAGGCCCGCTCCACCCGCAACGGCCGCATCTTTCACGCCACGGGCCCCGTGCGCTGGGCGCGCGACTTGTCGCTGCGCCTGCTGGGCGAGCGGCTGCTGGACGTGCCCTGGCTTTACCGGGGCGACGGCTCCAGCGCCAGTTCGCTCTGA
- a CDS encoding MFS transporter, with product MLLALLSAFALSQAYRTVTAIMATGLQADFGLSPASLGAFAGLFGLSFGVTQFFMGIGMDLYGLRRTVLSAFPLAIAGAAVSAWAPHYGWLMFGQLLIGVGCAPAFLACTVFIARHFPSSRFAFMSGVGLGVGGLGLLLTGTPLAWLVQRSGWRSGLVLLAVLSALAWLLIWRCVHEPALAGPAPARERWGTAVRRFGALFMLPHTLGILLLGMVGYASFLALRGLWIGPMLIDRYAFTLVESGNMALGMSLISLFTPAFFGRIDPGPARRRAWVANFSLLVAALYLALGLVHHATLNLALVVCIALVSGYSVLQYSDVRSSYPPDLTGRALSVFTMAMFLGVGLVQSLTGWVANWAQGQGLEPYSAVMGAIASLLALGSTAFRWLPASPLLQQPVEPSKESA from the coding sequence ATGCTGCTGGCGCTGCTCTCGGCCTTTGCGCTGAGCCAGGCCTACCGCACCGTCACCGCCATCATGGCCACGGGCCTGCAGGCTGACTTTGGCCTCTCGCCGGCGTCGCTGGGCGCGTTTGCCGGGTTGTTTGGCCTGTCGTTTGGCGTGACGCAGTTTTTCATGGGCATCGGCATGGACCTGTATGGCCTGCGCCGCACCGTGCTCAGCGCCTTTCCGCTGGCCATTGCCGGCGCCGCCGTGTCGGCGTGGGCGCCCCACTATGGCTGGCTGATGTTCGGCCAGCTGCTCATTGGCGTGGGCTGCGCGCCGGCCTTCCTGGCCTGCACGGTGTTCATTGCGCGGCATTTCCCCAGTTCGCGCTTTGCCTTCATGTCGGGCGTGGGGCTGGGCGTGGGCGGGCTGGGCCTGCTGCTCACCGGCACGCCGCTGGCCTGGCTGGTGCAGCGCTCGGGCTGGCGCAGCGGCTTAGTGCTGCTGGCCGTGCTGTCGGCGCTGGCGTGGCTCTTGATCTGGCGCTGCGTGCACGAGCCCGCCCTCGCCGGCCCGGCGCCCGCGCGCGAGCGCTGGGGCACCGCCGTGCGCCGCTTTGGCGCGTTGTTCATGCTGCCGCACACGCTGGGCATCCTGCTGCTGGGCATGGTCGGCTACGCCTCGTTTCTGGCGCTGCGCGGCCTGTGGATCGGGCCGATGCTGATCGACCGCTACGCATTCACGCTGGTCGAGAGCGGCAACATGGCCCTGGGCATGTCGCTGATTTCGCTGTTCACCCCCGCCTTTTTTGGCCGCATCGACCCCGGCCCGGCGCGCCGGCGGGCCTGGGTGGCCAACTTTTCGTTGCTGGTGGCCGCGCTGTACCTCGCCCTGGGGCTGGTGCACCATGCCACGCTGAACCTGGCACTGGTGGTGTGCATTGCACTGGTGTCGGGCTATTCGGTGCTGCAGTATTCGGATGTGCGCTCGTCCTACCCGCCCGACCTGACGGGGCGCGCGCTGTCGGTGTTCACCATGGCCATGTTTCTGGGCGTGGGGCTGGTGCAGTCGCTCACCGGCTGGGTCGCCAACTGGGCGCAGGGCCAGGGGTTGGAGCCCTACAGCGCGGTGATGGGCGCGATTGCCTCACTGCTGGCGCTGGGCTCGACCGCGTTTCGCTGGCTGCCGGCATCACCGCTGCTGCAGCAACCCGTGGAGCCCAGCAAAGAATCTGCATAA
- the kynA gene encoding tryptophan 2,3-dioxygenase, with translation MCPFSQNPASATPAPASARPEAIVHAERAQLDFSQSMSYGDYLQLDAVLTAQKPLSPAHDEMLFIVQHQTSELWMKLMLHELRAAIGHIAGDELQPAFKMLARVSKIMEQLVHAWDVLATMTPPEYSAMRPYLGSSSGFQSYQYRCIEFALGNKNRAMLQPHAHRPDLLAQVQAAFEAPSLYDEALRLLARRGLPVPASHTDRDWTLPYAESDAVERAWLTVYRNPEQHWDLYQLGEELTDLEDAFRLWRFRHVTTVERIIGFKRGTGGTGGVSYLRKMLDVVLFPEIWKLRTDL, from the coding sequence ATGTGCCCTTTTTCCCAAAACCCTGCCAGCGCAACGCCCGCGCCCGCATCCGCCCGGCCCGAAGCCATCGTGCATGCCGAGCGCGCCCAGCTCGACTTCAGCCAGAGCATGAGCTACGGCGACTACCTGCAGCTCGACGCCGTGCTCACGGCGCAAAAGCCGCTGTCGCCCGCGCACGACGAGATGCTGTTCATCGTGCAGCACCAGACCAGCGAGCTGTGGATGAAGCTCATGCTGCACGAGCTGCGCGCAGCCATCGGCCACATTGCAGGCGACGAGTTGCAGCCCGCGTTCAAGATGCTGGCGCGCGTGAGCAAGATCATGGAGCAGCTCGTGCACGCCTGGGACGTGCTGGCCACCATGACCCCGCCCGAATACAGCGCCATGCGGCCCTATCTGGGCAGCTCCAGCGGGTTCCAAAGCTACCAGTACCGCTGCATCGAATTCGCCCTGGGCAACAAGAACCGCGCCATGCTGCAGCCCCACGCCCACCGCCCCGACCTGCTGGCCCAGGTGCAGGCCGCGTTCGAGGCGCCATCGCTGTACGACGAAGCCCTGCGCCTGCTGGCCCGGCGTGGCCTTCCTGTGCCCGCCAGCCACACCGACCGCGACTGGACGCTGCCTTACGCCGAAAGCGATGCGGTAGAGCGCGCCTGGCTCACCGTGTACCGCAACCCCGAGCAGCACTGGGACCTGTACCAGCTGGGGGAGGAGCTCACCGACCTCGAAGACGCGTTTCGCCTCTGGCGCTTCCGCCATGTGACCACGGTGGAACGCATCATCGGCTTCAAGCGCGGCACGGGCGGCACCGGCGGCGTGAGCTACCTGCGCAAGATGCTCGATGTGGTGCTGTTCCCCGAGATCTGGAAGCTGCGCACCGACCTGTAA